The following proteins come from a genomic window of bacterium:
- a CDS encoding trimethylamine methyltransferase family protein: MARRRRAGGRAARVAARRAGPTEDERAVRPGQSGGAYRPLTESDMERVYDAALELVEEVGMGDPIPEFIEAVTGAGGHLDGNNRLHYPRSVVKRIVEEVAAKEWVWHGIDEDKSIELSGNKVHYGTAGAAVLMLDYHERTFRPSTTVDLYDAARLNNTLEHIHFFLRTMVTRDLETSREVDINTAYATMMGTDKPQGTSFFRPEHVYEVVEMYDYVLGGEGEFRKRPFVCVNNTFVVPPLRFAYESTEAMVAQIATGMPINLLSAGQAGATSPAALGGSLVQALAECLAGLTSVNLVSPGHPCVMGLWPFVSDLRTGAMSGGSGEEAVLNAAAAQMANWLGLPSGVAAGMADSKLPDNQAGYEKGITTVLAGQAGANLVYESAGMLGSLLAFSLEALVIDNDMLGSANRTIRGVDIDDSTLSMDVIRETISGPGHFLGSDQTLHLMQREYVYPVIGDRNSPDDWRELGAKNAA; encoded by the coding sequence ATGGCCCGCCGCAGGCGCGCAGGAGGACGGGCCGCCCGGGTGGCGGCGCGCCGGGCCGGCCCCACCGAGGACGAGCGGGCGGTACGCCCCGGCCAGAGCGGAGGCGCCTACCGGCCCCTGACCGAGTCCGACATGGAGCGGGTGTACGACGCCGCTCTCGAGCTGGTCGAAGAGGTGGGTATGGGCGATCCGATACCCGAGTTCATCGAGGCCGTCACCGGCGCCGGGGGCCACCTGGACGGCAACAACCGGCTGCATTACCCACGCTCGGTGGTGAAGCGGATCGTCGAGGAGGTGGCCGCCAAGGAATGGGTGTGGCACGGGATCGACGAGGACAAGAGCATCGAGCTATCGGGTAACAAGGTCCACTACGGGACGGCCGGCGCCGCCGTGCTGATGCTCGACTACCACGAGCGGACCTTCCGTCCCAGCACCACCGTCGACCTCTACGATGCCGCCCGCCTCAACAACACGCTCGAGCACATCCACTTCTTCCTGCGAACCATGGTGACCCGGGACCTGGAGACCTCCCGGGAAGTCGATATCAACACCGCCTACGCCACCATGATGGGGACCGACAAGCCGCAGGGCACCTCCTTCTTCCGCCCGGAGCACGTCTACGAGGTGGTCGAGATGTACGACTACGTGCTGGGCGGGGAGGGAGAGTTCCGGAAGCGTCCCTTCGTGTGCGTCAACAACACCTTCGTGGTGCCGCCGCTGCGCTTCGCCTACGAGTCGACCGAGGCCATGGTCGCCCAGATCGCGACCGGAATGCCGATCAACCTGCTCTCGGCCGGACAGGCGGGCGCCACCTCCCCCGCCGCCCTCGGCGGATCGCTGGTCCAGGCGCTGGCCGAGTGCCTGGCCGGGCTGACCAGCGTGAACCTGGTCTCCCCGGGGCATCCCTGCGTGATGGGGCTCTGGCCCTTCGTCTCCGACCTGCGCACGGGCGCCATGAGCGGAGGTTCGGGCGAGGAGGCGGTGCTGAACGCCGCCGCGGCGCAGATGGCCAACTGGCTGGGCCTGCCGTCAGGCGTGGCGGCCGGCATGGCCGACTCCAAGCTTCCGGACAACCAGGCCGGGTACGAGAAGGGCATCACCACCGTCCTGGCCGGACAAGCCGGGGCCAACCTGGTCTACGAGTCGGCCGGGATGCTGGGTTCCCTGCTCGCCTTCTCCCTCGAGGCCCTGGTGATCGACAACGACATGCTCGGATCCGCCAACCGCACCATCCGGGGAGTCGACATCGACGACTCCACCCTGTCCATGGACGTGATCCGCGAGACGATTTCGGGGCCGGGCCACTTCCTGGGTAGCGATCAGACCCTTCACCTGATGCAGCGCGAGTACGTATACCCGGTGATCGGCGATCGCAACAGCCCCGACGACTGGCGCGAACTCGGCGCCAAGAACGCGGC